A window of the Hevea brasiliensis isolate MT/VB/25A 57/8 chromosome 6, ASM3005281v1, whole genome shotgun sequence genome harbors these coding sequences:
- the LOC131180760 gene encoding protein FAR1-RELATED SEQUENCE 5-like isoform X2 codes for MDTRMDDADGRLEISRGGEPSLHEIDMNQEPYEGMLFESEETAKAFYDDYARQVGFSTRVLSSRKSERDGSLISRGIGCRGGSDGRRRGKSHMQDKQQEGCKAKQQEGCKAMILLKREKPGRWIVRKFLGAHNHPLVDQLPKSRQKLNKYRT; via the exons A TGGATACAAGGATGGATGATGCTGATGGAAGACTAGAAATTTCTAGGGGAGGGGAGCCGAGTCTACATGAAATTGACATGAATCAAGAACCATATGAGGGTATGCTATTTGAGTCAGAAGAAACAGCTAAAGCATTTTATGATGATTATGCCAGACAAGTGGGGTTTTCAACGCGTGTTTTGTCTTCCCGAAAGTCAGAACGTGATGGATCACTCATCTCTCGGGGAATAGGTTGTAGAGGAGGTTCAGATGGTAGGAGAAGAGGTAAAAGCCATATGCAAGATAAGCAACAAGAAGGTTGCAAGGCTAAGCAACAAGAAGGTTGCAAGGCTATGATTTTGTTGAAAAGAGAGAAGCCTGGGAGATGGATTGTTAGAAAATTTTTGGGGGCCCATAATCACCCATTGGTAGATCAATTGCCAAAAAGTCGTCAAAAGCTT AACAAGTATAGAACCTGA
- the LOC131180760 gene encoding protein FAR1-RELATED SEQUENCE 5-like isoform X1 codes for MDTRMDDADGRLEISRGGEPSLHEIDMNQEPYEGMLFESEETAKAFYDDYARQVGFSTRVLSSRKSERDGSLISRGIGCRGGSDGRRRGKSHMQDKQQEGCKAKQQEGCKAMILLKREKPGRWIVRKFLGAHNHPLVDQLPKSRQKLDEKDKKIQELTTELRIKKRLSTAYREQLLTFMKDVEDHNVHLSTKVQLIFDNLKKLEAERQELLQPK; via the exons A TGGATACAAGGATGGATGATGCTGATGGAAGACTAGAAATTTCTAGGGGAGGGGAGCCGAGTCTACATGAAATTGACATGAATCAAGAACCATATGAGGGTATGCTATTTGAGTCAGAAGAAACAGCTAAAGCATTTTATGATGATTATGCCAGACAAGTGGGGTTTTCAACGCGTGTTTTGTCTTCCCGAAAGTCAGAACGTGATGGATCACTCATCTCTCGGGGAATAGGTTGTAGAGGAGGTTCAGATGGTAGGAGAAGAGGTAAAAGCCATATGCAAGATAAGCAACAAGAAGGTTGCAAGGCTAAGCAACAAGAAGGTTGCAAGGCTATGATTTTGTTGAAAAGAGAGAAGCCTGGGAGATGGATTGTTAGAAAATTTTTGGGGGCCCATAATCACCCATTGGTAGATCAATTGCCAAAAAGTCGTCAAAAGCTT GATGAGAAGGATAAGAAGATTCAGGAATTAACTACAGAACTGCGCATTAAGAAACGGTTAAGTACCGCATATCGAGAACAGTTGCTTACATTTATGAAAGATGTTGAAGACCACAATGTTCACTTGTCAACAAAAGTTCAATTAATTTTTGACAATCTTAAAAAGCTTGAGGCAGAAAGGCAGGAGCTTTTACAACCCAAATAA